A window from Triticum aestivum cultivar Chinese Spring chromosome 6D, IWGSC CS RefSeq v2.1, whole genome shotgun sequence encodes these proteins:
- the LOC123141292 gene encoding pyrophosphate--fructose 6-phosphate 1-phosphotransferase subunit beta 1-like produces MICSGRDKIETPEQFQQAEDTVNRLDLDGLVVIGGDDSNTNACLLGEYFRGRNLKTRVISCTKTIDGDLKCKEVPTSFGFDTAYT; encoded by the exons ATGATCTGCAGTGGAAGGGATAAGATTGAAACACCAGAGCAG TTCCAGCAAGCTGAAGACACAGTCAACAGACTTGATTTGGATGGACTTGTTGTCATCGGTGGTGATGATTCAAACACAAACGCATGCCTCCTCGGTGAATACTTCAG GGGAAGGAACTTGAAGACTCGTGTTATTAGTTGCACAAAGACTATTGATGGAGATCTAAAATGCAAGGAGGTCCCAACAAGCTTTGGATTTGACACTGCTTACACTTAA
- the LOC123142326 gene encoding pyrophosphate--fructose 6-phosphate 1-phosphotransferase subunit beta-like codes for MGRAASHITLECALQTHPNVALIGEEVAEKKETLKNVTDYITDVVYKRVELGYNYGVVLIPEGLIDFIPEIQKLIAELNEILAHDVVDEAGAWKSKLEPASRELFDFLPKTIQEQLLLERDPHGNVQVAKIETEKMLIAMVETELEKRRAAGKYSAHFRAQSLDAGCAQGGTRHSISLFLVVE; via the exons ATGGGTCGTGCTGCTTCTCACATTACACTAGAGTGTGCTCTACAGACACACCCTAATGTTGCACTCATCGGTGAAGAG GTTGCTGAGAAGAAGGAAACACTCAAGAATGTCACAGACTACATTACCGATGTTGTTTACAAACGTGTAGAACTTGGTTACAACTATGGAGTTGTCCTAATACCGGAAGGCTTGATTGATTTCATCCCAGAG ATTCAAAAACTCATTGCAGAATTGAATGAAATTTTGGCACATGATGTTGTTGACGAGGCAGGGGCTTGGAAAAGCAAGCTTGAACCAGCATCTAGGGAGTTGTTTGACTTCTTGCCCAAAACCATTCAGGAGCAGCTTTTGCTTGAAAGAGATCCCCATGGCAATGTTCAG GTTGCAAAAATTGAAACTGAGAAAATGCTTATTGCCATGGTTGAAACTGAATTGGAGAAGAGAAGAGCGgcggggaagtactctgcacatTTCAGAGCCCAGTCTCTAGATgctggttgt